The DNA window CGGCGTGGTGCGCTCACCCGAGCAAGGATGCCTGGGTCAGCCCTGGAAGCGGGGGAAGGCGAAGCGCCCGGCGTATCGCGCCGCGTCGTCCAGCTGCTCCTCGATCCGCAGCAGCTGGTTGTACTTGGCGACCCGCTCCGAACGCGCCGGCGCGCCGGTCTTCATCTGGCCGCAGTCGATCGCGACGGCGAGGTCGGCGATCGTCGTGTCCTCGGTCTCACCCGAGCGGTGACTGATCATGCAGCGGTAGCCGTTGCGGTGGGCGAGTGCGACCGCGTCGAGGGTCTCGGTGAGGGTCCCGATCTGGTTGACCTTGACGAGCAGCGCGTTGGCGGTGCCCTCGGTGATGCCGCGCTGCAGGCGTTCCGGGTTGGTGACGAACAGGTCGTCGCCCACCAGCTGCACCCGGTGGCCCAGCGCCCGGGTCAGGGCGTTCCATCCGGTCCAGTCGTCCTCGGACAGCCCGTCCTCGATGGAGACGAGCGGGAAGTCGTCGACCAGCCCGCTGTAGTACTCGATCATCTCCTCGGCGGTCTTCTTGCCGCCCTCGAAGGCGTAGGTGCCGTCGGAGTAGAACTCGGTGGCGGCCGCGTCCAGCGCGACGGCGACGTCGCTGCCGAAGACGTAGCCGGCCTTGCCCACCGCCTGCGCGATGAGGTCGAGCGCGGCCCGGTTGCTGGGCAGGCTCGGTGCGAAGCCACCCTCGTCGCCGAGC is part of the Actinomycetes bacterium genome and encodes:
- the eno gene encoding phosphopyruvate hydratase; this translates as MATIEAIGAREILDSRGNPTVEVEVALDDGTTARAAVPSGASTGAFEAVELRDGDSARYGGKGVTRAVRAVVDEIEPEVVGIEASEQRLLDQALTDLDGTPDKSRLGANAILGVSLAVAKAAAASAELPLFRYVGGPNAHLLPVPMLNILNGGAHADTDVDIQEFMIAPIGAETFAEALRWGAEVYHALKSVLKSAGYGTGLGDEGGFAPSLPSNRAALDLIAQAVGKAGYVFGSDVAVALDAAATEFYSDGTYAFEGGKKTAEEMIEYYSGLVDDFPLVSIEDGLSEDDWTGWNALTRALGHRVQLVGDDLFVTNPERLQRGITEGTANALLVKVNQIGTLTETLDAVALAHRNGYRCMISHRSGETEDTTIADLAVAIDCGQMKTGAPARSERVAKYNQLLRIEEQLDDAARYAGRFAFPRFQG